From a single Azospirillum fermentarium genomic region:
- the mmsB gene encoding 3-hydroxyisobutyrate dehydrogenase: MATIAFIGLGNMGAPMMRNLLKAGHTVLAYDLAQDACAAAKEAGAGVAASPADAAAGAEVVVTMLPAGAHVRAVYMGEGGVIAAAKPGSLFIDSSTVDVASARAVAAAATAAGHAMVDAPVSGGVGGAAAGTLTFMVGGDDAAFERARPILEAMGKTIVHAGGPGNGQAAKICNNMLLGISMIGVSEAFALAEKLGLDAQKLFDISSKSSGQCWSLTSYCPVPGPVPTSPANREYQPGFAAAMMLKDLKLAVDAGQSVGASLPLGAEAAQLYTLFCNLGNAGVDFSGIVNMLRGRS, translated from the coding sequence ATGGCGACGATCGCCTTTATCGGACTCGGCAACATGGGTGCGCCGATGATGCGCAACCTGTTGAAGGCAGGCCACACGGTCCTGGCCTATGACCTTGCGCAGGATGCCTGTGCCGCGGCGAAAGAGGCCGGGGCCGGTGTCGCCGCCTCCCCGGCGGACGCCGCCGCGGGGGCGGAGGTGGTGGTCACCATGCTGCCGGCCGGCGCCCATGTCCGCGCGGTCTATATGGGCGAGGGTGGGGTGATCGCCGCGGCCAAGCCCGGCAGTCTGTTCATCGACAGTTCCACCGTCGATGTGGCCTCGGCCCGCGCGGTGGCGGCGGCGGCCACGGCGGCAGGCCACGCCATGGTCGATGCCCCGGTGTCTGGCGGTGTCGGCGGGGCGGCGGCGGGCACGCTGACCTTCATGGTCGGCGGCGACGACGCGGCGTTCGAACGCGCCCGCCCGATCCTGGAGGCCATGGGCAAGACCATCGTTCATGCCGGTGGTCCCGGTAACGGTCAGGCGGCCAAGATCTGCAACAACATGCTGCTCGGCATCTCCATGATCGGGGTGTCGGAAGCCTTCGCGCTCGCCGAAAAGCTGGGGCTGGACGCGCAGAAGCTGTTCGACATCTCGTCCAAATCGTCGGGCCAGTGCTGGTCGCTGACCAGCTATTGCCCGGTGCCGGGGCCGGTGCCCACCTCGCCCGCCAACCGCGAGTATCAGCCGGGCTTCGCCGCGGCGATGATGCTGAAGGATCTGAAGCTGGCGGTTGACGCCGGCCAGAGTGTCGGCGCGTCCCTGCCGCTGGGGGCCGAGGCGGCGCAGCTCTACACCCTGTTCTGCAACCTGGGCAATGCCGGCGTGGACTTCTCCGGCATCGTCAACATGCTCCGGGGCCGCTCATGA
- a CDS encoding isobutyryl-CoA dehydrogenase, whose amino-acid sequence MDMRLSEDQLAFREAAREFAQGEMAPYAAGWDDDSIFPVDTLRKAAELGFAGIYVRDDVGGSGLGRLDAAVIFEELAAACPSTAAFISIHNMASWMIDTWGTDGQRHRWLPALTTMEKFASYCLTEPGAGSDAASLRTRAVRDGDHYVLNGSKAFISGGGVSDVYVCMVRTGGEGAGGISCIVVEKGTPGLSFGKQEHKLGWKSQPTAAVIFDNCRVPAENLIGAEGEGFKIAMKGLDGGRLNIAACSIGGARFCLEQAVAYTRERKQFGKPLSAFQALQFKLADMATELDAARLMLHRAALSLDARSPEATVQCAMAKRFATDTGFQVANDALQLHGGYGYIKEYPIERIFRDLRVHQILEGTNEIMRVIIARQLTGG is encoded by the coding sequence ATGGACATGCGCTTGTCCGAGGATCAGCTGGCGTTCCGCGAAGCGGCGCGGGAGTTCGCGCAGGGGGAAATGGCCCCCTACGCCGCCGGTTGGGATGACGACTCGATCTTCCCCGTGGATACGCTGCGCAAGGCGGCGGAGCTTGGCTTCGCCGGCATCTATGTGCGTGACGACGTGGGCGGCTCGGGGCTGGGCCGGCTGGACGCCGCCGTGATCTTCGAGGAGCTGGCCGCCGCCTGCCCCTCCACCGCCGCGTTCATCTCGATCCATAACATGGCGTCGTGGATGATCGACACCTGGGGTACCGACGGCCAGCGCCACCGCTGGCTGCCGGCGTTGACCACCATGGAGAAGTTCGCCAGCTACTGCCTGACCGAACCGGGGGCGGGGTCGGATGCGGCATCGCTGCGCACCCGCGCCGTGCGCGACGGCGACCATTACGTGCTGAACGGGTCCAAGGCCTTCATCTCCGGCGGCGGCGTGTCGGACGTGTACGTCTGCATGGTGCGCACCGGCGGGGAGGGGGCGGGGGGCATCTCCTGCATCGTGGTGGAAAAGGGCACCCCCGGCCTGTCGTTCGGCAAGCAGGAACACAAGCTGGGCTGGAAAAGCCAGCCCACCGCCGCCGTGATCTTCGACAATTGCCGCGTCCCCGCCGAAAACCTGATCGGTGCGGAGGGGGAGGGGTTCAAGATCGCCATGAAGGGGCTGGACGGCGGGCGTCTGAACATCGCCGCCTGCTCCATCGGCGGTGCGCGCTTCTGTCTGGAACAGGCGGTGGCCTACACCCGCGAGCGCAAGCAGTTCGGCAAGCCGCTCAGCGCCTTCCAGGCGCTGCAGTTCAAGCTGGCCGACATGGCGACCGAGCTTGACGCCGCCCGGCTGATGCTGCACCGCGCGGCCCTCAGCCTGGACGCCCGTTCGCCCGAGGCCACGGTGCAGTGCGCCATGGCCAAGCGCTTCGCCACCGACACCGGGTTCCAGGTCGCCAACGACGCGCTCCAGCTTCACGGCGGCTACGGCTACATCAAAGAGTACCCCATCGAGCGCATCTTCCGTGATCTGCGCGTTCATCAGATCCTGGAAGGCACCAACGAGATCATGCGCGTGATTATCGCCCGCCAGCTCACCGGCGGTTGA
- a CDS encoding GntR family transcriptional regulator, translating to MSDKAVLERADKAAPDKKSATRADEVRLAIEEDIFLGRLRPGTRLDEESLAQRFNISRTPIREAILQLVHAGLVEKQPRHGAVVAPLKLHRMVQMFEVMSEIEGLCCRYAARRMSDEEKQQLKELHETSRAHMQARRLDEYYAVNRAFHEAVQAGSHNEPLQDIARGLFVRLAPYRRYQLNHPSRIQDSFDEHDAVVESILAGDPEGAYQAMRRHVTIQIDIFAEFVSIMGGQQIQ from the coding sequence ATGTCCGACAAGGCTGTGCTGGAGAGGGCCGACAAGGCCGCACCGGACAAAAAGTCGGCCACCCGCGCCGACGAAGTCCGGCTGGCAATCGAAGAAGACATCTTTCTGGGCCGCCTGCGCCCCGGAACCCGGCTGGACGAAGAGAGCCTGGCCCAGCGGTTCAATATCTCCCGCACCCCGATCCGGGAGGCGATTCTCCAGCTCGTCCATGCCGGTCTGGTGGAAAAGCAGCCCCGCCACGGCGCCGTCGTCGCCCCGCTCAAGCTCCACCGCATGGTGCAGATGTTCGAGGTAATGTCGGAGATCGAGGGCCTGTGCTGCCGCTACGCCGCCCGGCGCATGTCGGACGAGGAAAAACAACAGCTTAAGGAACTGCACGAGACATCCCGCGCCCATATGCAGGCCCGGCGCCTGGACGAATATTATGCCGTCAACCGGGCGTTCCACGAGGCGGTGCAGGCCGGCAGCCACAACGAGCCGCTTCAGGACATCGCCCGCGGCCTGTTCGTGCGGCTGGCCCCCTACCGCCGTTATCAACTGAACCATCCCTCGCGGATTCAGGACAGCTTCGACGAGCACGACGCGGTGGTCGAATCGATCCTGGCCGGCGACCCGGAGGGGGCGTATCAGGCCATGCGCCGCCACGTGACCATCCAGATCGACATCTTCGCCGAATTCGTATCAATCATGGGCGGGCAACAAATACAGTAG